ATCTGGGTTAGGATAAGATAGTTCTATTTGACTTTGACATTTTTCAAAATCACAGAATAATGCTTCCATTTTTACACTTCGCAAATTCAATTCATTAAATTGCGCTTCGGAAATTTGGTCAGGTTTTATCCTTTTCAACTCTTCAATAAATTGTTCAAAATGTGTCAGTCTACCTCTAATCGAACCGCGCTGTTTAATTAAATCTTTAAGCTTTAATTCATTTTCAAGCGCACCTATGTCTACACCACCGTGAGGAGATGATGTGGGTGTAGCCATtatgtaaatttatatttaatatttaggtatatgCGAGGCACTAAAGTTGAAATGGATAAATAATGACCCAACACAAAAACGGTAACAAACAAGATCTAGTGAAGGGCAATCAATAAACAAGATAAGAAAACTGTGCATCAAACCAGGCAGGAGTTCCAGGTGCGCGTAGACGCCGCGCGAAAGTAGGTCAAGTCTCGCTCGAACAGCTGACGCGAAGTAGGTCGGCACTGCGGCGAGTTGCTAGGCACAGCCGACGCGAGCGCAGTCAGTCCGAAAGATTTATCCTGGAAATGTCGGCCCGAAGCGAAATGAGCTATGATGCAAGTAAATAAGGTATCTAATGGTTTGGACCTATGAGGAATAAACACTCTCTTTAATAGTgtgagaaaatatttatttagttgtaaacacctaaataaactaatttaaagttacttaaaatAATTGCTTTTATGAAATGGCTTAGCGAAATAATGTTTAAGGAATGCTTTGTGTAAAGAAAGCGTGAACAAAGGCGTGTTCGGTGCACAAGCACTTCTTATTTTACGTAAACAACTGATTATACTTTTAAGCAGTGCAAATTCAAGATGCAATGCAAATAGCACTTTATGACTTATATTATAAGGTTGATTAGCTCTAGCAGGCCAACGGATTAAATGCTTTTAGGCTTGAAATGTTTTACTATTATAAGTAGTTTTTAATGCTGTAAATATTATATAGGCGCGTAGCAACATAGGCGAAGAATGCACTCAAGATGAGAAAGATGATTACCGGaatctaaaaatttaataaaaatttttattattattttcttttggaaTAAAGTACACTAAGCACAAAAATTAAAACTAGGATAGGTTAAGATAGGATAAGAATTGGGCACTCCCCTGGAAGTAGATCGCCGTGGAGACCCGCGTGGCATGCAGTCCAAAGGTCGCGCTCCGCAGTTTCTTTGTTCGCGCTTCTCGAACGTTCTGCCTTCCCTGTTGCTAAGTCGCGTACCCGCAGATGTCTTGAGGTGAAATGTCCTGTCACGGTCGCCAAAAACTTGCAGGCGATTAAGGTGCAAGTAAAAGATCTTGATGTACGTATGAAATAGGGATTTAATATCCGAAACTGATACAAGGGTTTGAAGGGTTGATTTAAATAGTATGTAAGACGCGTGCGGCGTTGTGGCTGCCGCTGGAGCTAATGGAGTGTGGTGGGGTCCGTACCCCGCGCGCCCGCGCCCCGCGCGGTGTCTTGTTGTCGTAGACacagagaattaaatttgtccttactaaaaagttaaaaaataggaaaaagtgtggttgttgcacctaaatacgacggtgatcgatcaattatcagttactgagtgtgcaggattagtcctgctcacgtctcatgaatcaccctgtatatatatatatatatatatataggtgatatttagtacatactattatagGTAGTATGTACTAACTATCACCTATCTATCACTGAGTAAAGCCGCGGACGGACAGAAATACGAACGGAGACTACGGACTTCGGGTTTCTCATCATATAATTTGACATGTTTTGATTATTGTATATAATTTATGTGACTTAAGATAGCAAAATACTCAGTGCACAAAAAATAGCCTTTAGGCTTATAGCCTcaaaaacatttccattttattttaatgtgcTCATGATTTCACAACTCGTGCAATACTTAATAAATCTGTTTAATTTACGTAGCGGATatgaataaaaattatttatggcACAGTACACATTATTAtgatgatttataatttaagtTATAAGCTTTTGAGATAAGAGTGTAACAAGAGTTAATGTTGACACAGATAATAAAAACCAACAGTGCTAAAATTAATCTTATTAAGAAACTCGAAAAAACTcttgctttattttattttggagaAGTATTAGTagggaaaataaataatttttgagcatttatttttgctttttcCTAAGACATTCATTTTTAAATCTTTGTATTCCTTACCAATGAACTCAAACagaagtttaaataaacaaaaccaCGACAAGATATTTATAAAGGAACGTCACAATATTTGTTATGATAAgaaaacatatatattatacGCCTGACTAAGGAAATACTAACAGTTAGGTAAATGTCTAGGTACTAACTTGTACTGTAACATTTTGTGAGTGTATAATGTCTAATTTggaaaatggaaaaaaatatcaaaaagacTTACTTCATAGTGAAATAGACGCTGAAAGGAAAAGCCGTGATGTTGTGGAGAAAAATGAAGCTCAAATAACTTTATGCGACAAACCGAAACAAATaggtgggttaaaattttgaaagtttcaTGTATTTAAAACAGATcttatgtaaatattgtaaagtgTGATGTCAAATTACGATTGTTTAGGATACGGCTGCCGGCATCAGCAGGCTGCCcttctgttcgtctgtctgatGGTAGCTTACAGCATGCGAACTTGCATGGGGGTAGCTCTGGTGGCTATGGTGCATAGCCACCATGATTCAAATTCAGATATATCTAATTCTACAATTGATATCCCAGAAAATAATCAAACGGAGATCGGAAGTGTTGGACTTTTAAATGGAATTTTGTTTACTGaaccagtaagtacctaatttttattattttttattttatggtttataaacttaaatagttatattattttatagtaactcATAACTGTAATAATTTACCAAATATAATTAGGTAAAGTAGCCATGTAGTTAAATCTAAATACTTTAAATTGTGCATTTAAAATTTGCAAAATAcagataaagtttttttaataaaatcattattttatgGCCATCTTTTCACCTTTTAAATAACGTTACCTACATGACTCAACAATAATATTgctaaataatttttaataaggaGTTCAAATATAAAgcctttatatttatttcacaGATTTGCAttagtaaattaatatttttttataaataccgTTTGTAGTAACTGAATAATGTTGAGTTACTTCAATGTTTCAGTCTACTTATATTTCATCAAGTAGGTATTAAAGTCTATTAGTTGTATAAAGTATTATTGTAAGTATGAATACTGCCAATCACTATTTAACAGGACTTACATGCAGCGAcaaattattaggtacttaacatttttttaagtgcgACGCTCATTCGTTCCCAATTTCTGTAATTACTGTGACTAGGTATTGATTAACACGTGTGCAAACAAACTTCAAGATTTCCAGTGTTTCAAGGTCAGCTTCAACATATCAGAGGGCCTAACCAAGATGCCAAATCATGGAGTATAGAGTAAAAGGAGTGAAATCTCTTATTGTAAAACAGTTGTCAGTGTCCAGCCAGCCAGCTGTAaaataatagttccaaatctctcTAGAGTAGCGCTAGAGTAGCTGAGAAGAGTAGCGTTATTGACGGGGTGAAGTGCGCTGTCCATGATTTGAAATGTTTTATCAAATGTTCTAGGTATTGTGGCGCTACCTGTTTAAGGTTTTTTGACGTACACGTTTTGATACATGGAGATTCTTTTCCTTACCTTTACCTTCCATATGCCAACGAAACGgtaatgtctctctatcactcgtccataaaagtgcgacagagagacattaGCGTTTAGTTCGCTACGGggcaaacgattgtcatcttggttaAGTCCTCAGATATATTAAGTTAAGGAAACAGTAGCATCCaatcattaaataaatttatcgtGATTGTATTATATCTTATTATTTACAAACTAAACAAAGGATTTAAACGCCATTATCAATGTTGGCTTGTTGTAGTTCCGGAAAAATATGGATGAATAtagttaaatttaattatagaataatttaataataattatatattttataatttcgtttaaaaaaaactttgccaaatatgcaaaatttttgatatttttgagtGATGAGTGAGATCACTCGTGATTCGGATTTACGGCGGACTTACCCCAACGCaccttatattatttatttatttatagatcaaataagtaacacagaattacagtataaaaccaaggcactgtgaaactacaataGAAAAGAAAAGATAGCGTCGTCTGATATTAAATGATTTAGCTATTTTTGTTTGCTTGTTATTTCATTGCAGTACCCAACATTTCGATGGAACAAAACAACTCAGGACTACATGTTAGCTGCATTCTCGTGGGGATACATGATTTTACAGATACCAGCAGGTCAAATAGCTCACCGGTATGGTACCAGGTATCTTCTTACCGGTGCGCTGGTAATAAATGGGGTGGTATCATTTTGCACTCCATGGGCGGCGTTTTATGTGAGTGAAAAAATTTGCTTACCTATCCTGGACATTTGTATCAGAAAATGTGTTAACTCGCATTCATTTTCCAATAACATGTCAACTTTAATCGTCAAATGTTTGGGTTGATATCTTATTGCAAAATGAATGTGGGTTTAACACATTTTTGCTTAACACCATCCTTACAATTATTGTAGTAAAAACTTTTTGCAGTCTGCATTAACCCGAAAcgtaaaattatatattttaaacagcataagtattaatattttttagggAAGTTGGGTATTCGTCGTGATTTTACGAATGATCCAAGGCCTAAGTCAGTCTTGTTTCATACCAGGCATGCACACGGCATTTGGGAAATGGGCGCCTTTGGAGGAACGCGGCAGGTTGTCGGCGTTTGCATATGGaggtaatattttttgtactcACTTTAAaagggctgctatttaactgatcaccagatttagtaaaatttaataccaaaaaaatctattttaccaccctaaaataatgaatgatcaccaaaattataacaccattttaatgtgaaatgattaccaattttattacactttactatccttttaaaggaaatgacaccaaactaatcattattaacccaaaaatactaaatgattaccaaatttcaaaccccattttaatgtgaaatgataaccaaatttttacatcttgctatcctattaaagaaaatgacaccaaaataatcattgtaaaatgtaaacccaaaaatagtaaatgaccaccaaaattagaactccattttaatgtaaaattataaccaaatttttaaatcttgatatcatattaaagcaaatgactctaaaataatcattgtaaacccaaaaatagtaaatgaccaccaaaattttaaccacattttaattaaaaatgtgcaaatatttaatataattatcgttatcctattaaattaattaatccacttcgccacctttttctagtagcattttatttctgttacagtcgcagttctaacctaacctaacccacttttctagtagcatttcgtttctgtaagggtcgcagttcaaacctaacctaacccacttttctagtagcatttcttttctgcaaggttcgcagttcaaacctaacgtaacccacttttctagtagcatttcgtttctgtgtgggtcgcagttcaaacctaacctagcccacttttctagtagcattttttttctgtaagggtcgcagttcaaacctaacctaacccacttttctagtagcatttcttttctgtaagggtcacagttcaaacctaacctaacccacttttctagtagcatttcttttctgcaagggtcgcagttcaaacctaacctaacccacttttctagtagcatttcttttctgtaagggtcgcatttcaaacctaacctatcccacttttctagtagcatttagtttctgtaagggtcgcagttcaaacctaacctaacccacttttctagtagcatttcttttctgtaagggtcgcagttcaaacctaacctaacccatttttctagtagcatttggtttctgtaagggtcgcagttcaaacctaacctaacccacttttctgatagcagtttggttctgtatggggcgcagttcaaacctaacctaacccacttttctagtagcatttcgtttttagaagaatgattattttggagtcatagcaaacctaacccacttttctattggcatttcgtttctgtatgggtcgcagttcagacctaacctaacccacttttctagtagcatttcgtatctgtatgggtagcagttgaaacttaacctagcccacttttttagtagcatttcggttctgtgaggatcgcagttctaacctaacctaacccacttttatagtagcatttcgtttctgtaaaggtcgcagttcaaacctaacctgacctacttttctagtaccatttcgttatgtaagggtcgcagtgctaacctaacccacttaactgatagcagtttgacttacttttctagtagcataacgaaatgctactagaaaagtagattaggtaaggtaggtatgcggtgcggggtacggggggttgagcgagAGGGGCTAGTatttttggcatcagtttactttatttggtaatatgtatacattttttggtaatcatagtggtttatttaggtgaaaatatcgcattaatttggtcttcaagatttggtgatcattaatgatttttggtgatcattcaatatatttggtatttgaatacaatttgaagtgcagtcgtaattaaaatggtggtacttttgtatttttaggtcttatttttttggtgttcagtaattttttttggtaagcatgatttttttatttagggtaccaaagtattttttggtggtcattatatttgtagcccttTAAAAGCCCATCAAAAATGACACCTTCCTATCgcttattttttggaatttatcTTCTTCCTAtcgataatttttttaaagaaaattttaatGTCGCACACAAATtaggtttaaaaataataactgATTTCTTTTTAAGTAAGTAGTAGAAGTTTTAGCCCATGTAAAAGAAAAAAAGTAACGCCGTATCGTCTTGTATTCAACGAAAAGGACCAGGATTAAGAGTAGATAAATAGATAGAGTCCGTATTAGCTAACTGTGCACCGACTTTTACAGAACAAAGTGCGGAAATGTCATAGTAAACGACATATTTTCGACAGACATTTGACAACAATGATGACAATTTCTCACCGCCCTGTTGCAAATTcacgcagagttagcttggttaTTTAGACTCGAAATGAAAATCGCTCTACCAACTGGAGccaaatacttaaatagatgtcaataatgattaatgatttaaataaaacaaaatttttggaACGAATAAATAAGGTATATAAAAAGTAGTATATAAACAATACTCAATTCTGAAATTTTGTTAAGGCTTATATTTAacggtttaaaaaaaagtaaaaatgattGTAATTTCAGGTCAAGCTTTAGGGACAGTCTTAGGGCTACCAATAACAGGTTTTATCGCAGCTTCGCCACTAGGATGGCCCGGGATTTTCCGTTTCTATGGGTTTCTTTCACTGTCCGTCGGGGCCGTTCTGTGGTTCTTTGGAGCTGATTCTCCGGCACAGCACCCACGAATATCTGTTGCTGAGAGGCGGTACATCGAAGAGGCTTTAGGACAAACTGGGAGCAGAGGAAAAGTAAAGTTAACTTAGATTTATGTTCATGAATCTATTTTTTTCGTTACTCTCTTAAATTGTTCTATCCCCTCTAAAAATGGGACAAAAAGTacgtttttaaattattaagtgTTAATTTTTTACTGTTTAGCAAAGCGAGGATGGCTCAATGACCATCAACGGCAACGTGGTTATAAGCAAGTCTGTGCTGaatgagaagagtcgtggaatgtatggggccgaatacattccacgactcttctctttccgaacagactctaaaaTCGATTTAAATAATGTCGAGCTATGGttgcttaaaatattttttggcgAGATTTAAGTTTTGTAAGTTTTCGGATTTAAACtgattaattttacaaaattaatgtcatgataaatatttttgttttccgCAGCACCTTAAAGTCCCATGGAAGAAGCTGCTTCGCTGCAAGGCGCTGTACGCTATCGTAGTAGCCCATATCGGACAGACCTGGGGTCAGTTGACGTTGTACACGGAGGTCCCCGCTTTTATGGACAAAGTAATGAGGGTCAATATAAAAGCTGTAAGTTGATTAGccacatacatatatttatcaTACAAACTTAGTAAAAAGTTAGTAATTATAATAAACCTAAAATTCACTTTGAGTTGTAATTCCCCCAAAAACAGAGAGCATAGCTCTGTTTTTGGGGGAATTCTATTCTTACTTCACTAGGTAAGTACACGATAGCCAAGCCCacgaaattattattttgacaAGGTAACGTTTTTAAATTGTCTTATATTGGTGTGTACTTAATTTTCATTTCTCTGTAGTCCTTgagaagaaataaaaaaaataaaatataaataaatatttctggCTAAAAATGATTACAAGTAGCTAGAACATCAATAATCTTAATGAATTTATTGTTTTCAGAATGGCCTTCTAACAGCATTACCTTTCTTGGTTATGTGGTTTACCAATTTCTTTTTCAGTTGGTTTACCGATATGCTAATTGTGAAAAAGTGGTTAAGTGTAACCAATACTAGAAAGTTGGCGCATTCGTTAGGTGAGTCTAATGTCTTGTTTAAACTATACTTCCATCTTGACTATATTTGATAATATAAAATGCCTATTCGTTTCCAGCGGTGATAcccaaaattttgaattttcagGTTGCATACCAGCGGCGGTGGGGCTGATCTCGTTAGCATACGTTAAGAAGGACATTGTTGTCGTAGAAACTATTCTAGTCCTAACGTGCGCTTTCAAGATTGCAGCTCATTTGGGCTGGCATGTAAGTTCTTCTTTAATTGCTCTACACGAAGGGAACATTTGTTTCTCTGACTAGAATAAGTACCTATCTGAAAAAAATGTGTATGAAATCTAAATTCGCCACGATGACCTCCTTTACACTTACTTTCTTACTTACTCTGCTGGCtccgacccaaaatgagacttggcctccgacgcAAGACAGCCAGGCccattcggatttcgagataatcacaagatcttgagacgatcaactagatctacattagatatcgactagatgtgacttggatatctaagtcataacttgtcgaaatcgttcaaggggacctccagaatcgcggaaacgtcaaatttgacatatctatgttacaaatatctttaaattatccgtatcgtgaaaacatttatttacatacaatatatatacagtggtactactaaacgaaattaataactagcttaaatctaaaataggcccttgaggcattgtaccaaggatgctggcggcatttcctcgctgtatcgcaatgctgatacgttgtgcgaggtagccgccagctcttcggtcaccagttacgtcaaccagacgcttcgcgatttctgcaaacaacttatgcgcgctgggaccccatggacctagagtttcaacaccaaatggtacaaaatggtactctctaccgaggctcttatatttcttacgttttagaatttcggcgctttccgccgctccgcccgcttttacagtagtccgttggaggtgggacggtgccagtgtgtctacgcaggtagcatcccacaccaacatccgtcccaagctccaaggaactaaggacaccccatcgggcctcttgccatcatctctgataatgccagtcggctcaagaagagcaggcacattgatggtggcaagagaccgacggactatgtcattaagcgacgcatgtctcgaaaaacggcctgcacttttttgacaagataatccgtggtgtcccagtcggtccacgtccgtgccacaagagcatatgtgtggcgtacacaccgaaaccccgagtcgcaaaccagtcgccagtctaagggaggccggatccaagaaagtaccagtattgggcgaaggatgggcatgtagccagtaaccggcttcccgggctccgaccgccaaaagcctcgcgcggtctggacctgtacagttgtttaggagagtattgtaagttaaatcacagtaaacattatcccaactcctttgtgaatttgggttgtctggaaattatcgtaacttgttgaagtcttttgacatatctatcttacaaatatctttaaattatccgtatcgtaacttgttgaagtctagtagaaatctaattcatttttcGAATCGAGCCGAGCGCCACTTtcctcggtcctgtgcgacctctcgcccaTTGTCGACTCGAAGTTCCTGCCTGCCTGTTGAAGTGAAACATAGTCCAAGAGACCTGCTTTACAAGcctattaaaatattaatcaCATGTGGTTAGTTTCATGTCTCTTGTCTAGTCATATAAATTTAATAGCATCTTGGTTTTTCTTGTCAGGTAAACCACATAGACTTAGCTCCAAACTTTGCTGGCACAATGATGAGTATTAGCAACGCCGTATCAAACTTGGTCGGATCCTTGGCTCCTGTGGTTGCAGGGTTCTTACTGGCCGAGGACGttgtaagtataaaaaaaaacgctaAGGACACAGCGAAATTAAGAACCGTAAAATTAGGTAACTATAGTTATATAATACAACTAAGGTCCAGTTTTTAACATTGATTATCAACGAGCCTTTTTGATTTGTATTCGTTACGTTTATTTAGTTGCTTAGATATACCAGTGCTTTGTCTATATTAGATCctactcattataatttgaataatatttgtatatttttttactggaacttgaacTTGGACCATAATGTAAGTTGTGcactaaagttacctgattttacagAAGTTATTTTGATTTTCGTCAGTTCGTTTATATGAAGCCATACTAATGTTTCATAACCTTGTTCTTAAGATTACAAGATTTACTTTGAGAATtaacatataataaaaataattcagcctatatacgtcccactgctgggcacaggcctcctgcCATGCGCGAGAGCATGCATTAACATATGTTTTATGAATTTCAGACGAGTGAATTTCTATGGAGGAAAGTATTTTTGGTGGCGGCAGGGTTTTATATTGTTACTGATCTAGTATATGTCGCTATTGGGTCAGCCGAGCTACAGGAATGGAATACCCCCAAAGAAGATACGAAAGGAAATATTGCAAATGACGAGCAAAAACCAATGTTATAGAAATACATAGAAGAGTAATACGTTCTTGCAAAAATCTTCATTTTATAGGTtaaaataattctaattcagtgaaatttaaaattataattaatgtgTGATAATAGAAtgagagagaaagagagagagagagagagagacagagagttcacaataatttatttttgaatatgTCCGCTTAgttataattgttaaaaaacatGTTGGGTTACAAGTGACTACTTTTTTTAGATTGTACTTAAAATAGGTAACGGATTTGCAGTTTCTGATAACTATTGGGATGATTAggatgatttatgatttaagaACATGCTTTTTAGATAACAGTGTAATAGGTAATGTTGACACTGATTAATAGTAACCGTACTGTCGTAATAAAATcttgattattattttttcgaTTTTGGGAAATATTCATagaaaaaataacattttagatTTTATGAGGCCTAATTTCAAGGTTTAATTTCTTTGTTAAGTAtgtatttcttatcaataaactcaattaacaatttagtaCAAGCCAATTAAACGCCAGACTAAGGAAATGCACAcacggcccgattcaaactttgggatacgtcaaatattacggctagaggctagatacgatatagattagatatgttagtgtcaaatatgacgtttcttcaaacaaaaacgtcacttttgatagTGACTTATCTAATCTACTTATTTCGTATctagacgtatcttaaagttcgaatcgggcagacagTAAC
The genomic region above belongs to Cydia splendana chromosome 13, ilCydSple1.2, whole genome shotgun sequence and contains:
- the LOC134795975 gene encoding putative inorganic phosphate cotransporter, with amino-acid sequence MSNLENGKKYQKDLLHSEIDAERKSRDVVEKNEAQITLCDKPKQIGYGCRHQQAALLFVCLMVAYSMRTCMGVALVAMVHSHHDSNSDISNSTIDIPENNQTEIGSVGLLNGILFTEPYPTFRWNKTTQDYMLAAFSWGYMILQIPAGQIAHRYGTRYLLTGALVINGVVSFCTPWAAFYGSWVFVVILRMIQGLSQSCFIPGMHTAFGKWAPLEERGRLSAFAYGGQALGTVLGLPITGFIAASPLGWPGIFRFYGFLSLSVGAVLWFFGADSPAQHPRISVAERRYIEEALGQTGSRGKHLKVPWKKLLRCKALYAIVVAHIGQTWGQLTLYTEVPAFMDKVMRVNIKANGLLTALPFLVMWFTNFFFSWFTDMLIVKKWLSVTNTRKLAHSLGCIPAAVGLISLAYVKKDIVVVETILVLTCAFKIAAHLGWHVNHIDLAPNFAGTMMSISNAVSNLVGSLAPVVAGFLLAEDVTSEFLWRKVFLVAAGFYIVTDLVYVAIGSAELQEWNTPKEDTKGNIANDEQKPML